AAGAAGCTGAAGAAACAGAGGAAGACTTCTTATCTGAACGCGCTGAAGAAGCTCCAGGAAATTGAGAACTCTATCAATGAGCACCGGGTCCGCTCTGGCAAGATGCCTACGCAGAGGGCTTCACTTATCATAGAGGGTACTAATGTATATCCTATTCACTACGGGGAAATTAGATTGTAACATGGATATGGTGTAGTTTCGCCGCGACGCAGAGCTGTGTTCTTCTCATGTGCTGTTTAGGGGATTGGGATAAAAGGCAGTGGAGCTGAGAAGTTCCAGCGTTGTTGCTTTCAGATGTATCAACGATTGTTTAGGCCGTGAGgcttttcagttttttcatcTAGCAATTGCACAACCTTTGACATCTGCTATTTCTTTCTCTGTCCTACAGAGGCCAATATTGGTTCTGAAGATAGTTCATTGTCTGACGCACTGGTCTTGGATGATGGTGAGTCTATCCTTCACATTATGATTCAGGAACGGGGTTTTTTATGAAACGTAATTCAATCTGGTCTCTTATTTCAGATGATCCACATGTTACAGGAACCCCCACCTTTTCTCCAGTAGCATCGCCTCACAGGGGCCTCCCTCCTCGACCACCATCACACAGTCGTCCCCCACCACCTCAGTCCCTAGATGGCCTGCGACACCTGCACTATCCACGGCCCGACTACGATAAGTCACCCATCAAACCCAAGATCTGGAGTGAATCGTCACTGGATGAGCCCTACGAAAAAGTCAAAAAACGCTCCTCTCATTCAAGGTATGAGGGATTTTTATCTTAAATAGCATCAGTATTAAGCAACTgtgtattaataaataaaccacAAGTTTATTCAAGATATTTTTAGCCATCtcaaatttaatttaactttaatAGAACCCATCAAACACAAGCTGCCTATGTGAAAGAAAtcaaattgttattattatttgcatTGATTTCCGTTGCTTCTTTGTCAAGTCATAGGCGTTTCACGAGCTCTGGCAGTGCAGACGCAGGGGGTAGTAACTCTCTGCAGAGCAGCCCCATCAGGAACCTCCCTCACTGGAACTCTCAGTCCAGCATGCCCTCCACCCCCGACCTGAAGACCAGGAACCCACATTACGTACACTCCACTAGGTCAGTCCTTACACCTTCAGCGGTTTACTGCTTATTTGAGACCGATATCGCGCTCTAATAGGTGGTAAGCTCCCACATCTGGCTAATGTGCGTACTGGGGTACAGGGTCACAGGGCTCCCGTCCTTGGTTCTTAATTATTAAATTCACATTATTCCGTAGCTCCGTTCCAGCCCGTCCTTTGTATTCAACCTTTCCGTGTTGCTGCACCCCACAGGTCGGTGGACATCAGTCCCACACGTCTACACAGTCTCGCTCAGCACTTTAGGAACCGCAGCTCAAGCCTTGAGTCCCAGGGCAAACTGTTGGCGCCCGACCCCGACGCTCACCCGCACACCCTGGGCACGCTCGGCAGCCCTGACTTTTTCCTGGTGCCGGGACGCAACTCCAATGGCTCCGACCCACTAGACGACTGCTCCTCCTGCACCAGCCAAAGCAGCTCAGAGCATTACTACCCGTCTGGCGGACCCcccaacagcaaccccaactaCTCCACACTAGGAGAGGACTCGCCCTCCAAAGCCAGGCAGAGACAGAGGCAAAGGCACCGGTAAGGGTTCATACGTAATTCTTTTTGGGGTAATATGTACTATGCACtatatatttgaatacatttttagtgAGTTTTGGTTTCCTTTGTTCTCTCTCCAGGTCAGCGGGTCAGTTGGGTTCCTCTAATTCCGGCTCCATGCCAAACCTGGCAGCTAAGAACGGTTCGGGTGGAGGCTCGAGCggaggaggggtgggtgggggacaCCACGGGGTCTACCTCCACAGCCAGAGCCAGCCCTCCTCCCAGTACCGCATCAAGGAGTACCCGCTGTACGTGGAGGGCAGCCCGAACCCCGTGGTGGTTCGCAGCCTGGAGAGCGATCAGGAGGGCCACTACAGCGTCAAGGCCCAGTTCAAGACCTCCAGCTCCTACACGGCCGGGGGGCTGTACAAGGAGGcgtgggggggagaggagggaggagaagggagcgGCCGACTCACGCCGTCCCGCTCTCAGATCGTAAGGACTCCGTCGTTGGGGCGAGAGGGTggtggaggcggggggagggCAGCGGTGTCTGAAGAGCTGCGGTGCTGGTACCAGAGGTCCTCAGGGAGCCTGAAGGAGAGGAGTCACTCCCACTCGGGATCCACTTCCTCCGAGACGGGGTCACAGCAAGGCACTCTGGGACACAGCCGAGGAAGTAGAGTAGGGACCCTCGCCAAGTGCTCACCAGGTTggtcattttcatttatttacaatagaACCTTCATGCATATTTCTCATATGCATGAAAAGTATCGTCATGTGTTTTTAAGAGGTCGCGAATACAACATAACATTCAAACCCTCATTCTCATATTGTTGGTGGCCTCACTTTTCTTATACtttaatgaaaatgtatcaATACGTCATCATTAGTATCTCACTGTAACAACTAGATTCAAACATAGAACATAGAACAAGTCTGTTTCTTTACTTTTGTGCAAATTGAGGAATTAGCAATGGTTTAAGATTCTATAAATATAAAGAACAAACTCTATGGGAAATGTGGACACCCTGCGAGTGTATGGAAATCTTGATCGTGTATTGTGATTTAGAAAGCAACAGTATGTATTACTCAACTCTCCGTGGACAAAAGTCATCATGCCCCGTGTGAGGATTGAACTCACgaccttcagattatgagactgacgcgctgcctactgcgctaACGAGGCCCTGCCGCAGCCGATCATGTGACTCACATAAACTCTGACCCCCGGGCCAAAAGGTCGTGTGAAACACGGTTGAAATTCCTCCGGGGCTCGTCTCACTTCAGCctccatgcatgtgtgtttgctctgTGTCCGCGTATCCGTCTCTTTGTGCTACATTTAGCACGACTAAATGTCCGTTCGCCCCCCACAGCTGCGTCCCCTCACAGCCAGAGGAGTGTGACGCCCTGCAGCGAGCACACAGCCACGCCGACGCCCCCCTGCAGCCCACAGCACATCCTCAACTGGCAGAGCGGGTAAGAGACGGAGCGACGCACTCGCACAACCAGCAGCGGGCCGGCTGCAAGAGATGTTTGAAGAAGAAGttatttatttgctttattttagGAGCAAACCGAAGCTTCCATTTATCCATCTTTATCCAAATTTCACTCTAACATCCTCAAACGCTTTGTTTTCATCCTTCATCTGATATTGTTTTACACAGCTGACCTCATCCTCAGCAAtggttttcatttgatttgggCTTAACATCTATTTTTAAACCTCTCTCGTCACTCACTTTCAACCTTTCATCATATTCTGCTGTTTATTGATTCACCCGCTTCGTCTCTGTTCCTTGTTCTTCACTCATCTTTCACTTCCTCCGATAACcaatttctttttattaccTAATATTTGTCGTTTCTTTctcgtctccctctgtctgcacTAACCCtcctttccgtgtgtgtgtttgtgtgtgtgtgtgtcctctctcctgGTTTTAGAAGCACAGCAGACAGCTCTCCTACTGAGGACGTCTGTCAGTCTCCCCCTCAGCCCAGCTCTGATGCATAGAGGTACCATCTGTGGTCTCGCTGGTCTTACTGTTCGAgaggcacagcagcagcataGCAGAGGGAAAATCACCTTGCAGGATTTTAGCGGAGCTAAAATCATTCAATTTATAGAAATCTGTCATTGCACACCTCTAAAAGTATTAGACTCACGTCACTTATGTGACATTACCGCTGGCTTTTATCAACATACGTGGGGGGCTGACAAAAGGGAAGGTGGACAATATCTTGCTCTTTTGACGGTGGTGGTATCTGTGTCATGTGCTCCTTCTTTGGCTGCATCTGAATCTGATCTCTGCATGTGCTCTGCTCTGTGGTCCGACGCTGTGGCTGATTCCTGACCGGATTTACTTAGATAAATATTTGTCGTACTCGTACGCTGTAAGTGTGTAACGTTGAACATTTTTCAAAGGGAGACAAAAGCTTGAAACCACGGTTGATGGGCTCTGTTTTGACCCTGGTCCGTGTCTTCCCCCTGCAGGTCTTTCAGTGACAGCTGTTTCCTCAGCAGCCCGTTGTGTTCAGAGCTGGCCGATGTGCAGTGGTACGGACGTGATAAGGCCAAACCTGGAACCCTGGTCTGAGACCCGTCCTACTGCCTCTCCAGTGTCCCTCACCACGGCCCATCGACAACCAACAACCTCATCCTGAAGGCCCAACAACCGTCCCGCCCTGAGCGCACCTGACACGAGCCCCGCCTCCATCCACCACCTCTTCatcacgcgccccccccccccccccccccccctctgtcacaGCTCAGCTGGAGTGGGACGTGCTCGCCGGGACTCACGGGACAGACTGAGAAGTGCCACCTCAGCTGTTGAACTTGTTGACCTACAGCACCACGGAGCCCGTTGGTCACACTCCCTCGCAGAGAGCGTACGCTAGCAACGGGGGggcaggaagggagggagggagggagaacggCGTTTAAAAACATCAAGCAAACAACGAAACTCAACACGACACTGTCCGCTGACCCGACCAGTGCACTGCCGCCCAATCTGAGGACACCCGCTGGATTTGAGCCACCAGTTCTAAAACATCTCCAGGCCCATCTCCAGGTGTTGGGTGTCATTATTCCATTaatgttgtttgtcttttttctttatttgtcctcgaaatatatttataatcaaAGAAGATAACCAAGACTTTTGAGAAAAATCGGTTTTAAATGACATAATCGCATCCTCTCCGTTTAACCCACAACCAAAGACAACTTACTGGATCGCCCGGTCGCACCGCGGCCCGTGGGCTGGTGCCACACAGTCACCACAGCGACGATACCGGGAACCCTCCTGATATTTATGGGACTCCATCTGGGATACTGACGAGGACAATAGCA
The DNA window shown above is from Gasterosteus aculeatus chromosome X, fGasAcu3.hap1.1, whole genome shotgun sequence and carries:
- the LOC120808763 gene encoding FERM domain-containing protein 4A isoform X18, yielding MTEGRRCQVHLLDDRKLELLVQPKLMAKDLLDLVASHFNLKEKEYFGIAYTDETGHFSWLQLDRRVLEHEFPKKSGPIVLYFCVRFYIESISYLKDNATIELFFLNAKSIIYKELIEVDSDVVFELASFILQEAKGDFTSNDVTRSDLKKLPALPTQALKEHPSLAYCEDRVIEHYKKLNGQSRGQAIVNYMSIVESLPTYGVHYYGVKDKQGIPWWLGLSYKGIFQYDHQDKVKPRKVFQWRQLENLYFREKKFSVEVHDPRSRASVTRRTFGHSGIAVHTWYACPALIKSIWAMAISQHQFYLDRKQSKSKIHAARSLSEIAIDLTETGTLKTSKLANMGSKGKIISGSSGSLLSSGSQESDSSQTAKKDMLAALRARQDALEETLKKRLEELKSICIREAELTGRLPKEYPLDPGEEPPTVRRKIGTAFKLDEQKIHPKGEEEELERLEREFAIQSQITEAARRLASDPHVSSKKLKKQRKTSYLNALKKLQEIENSINEHRVRSGKMPTQRASLIIEEANIGSEDSSLSDALVLDDDDPHVTGTPTFSPVASPHRGLPPRPPSHSRPPPPQSLDGLRHLHYPRPDYDKSPIKPKIWSESSLDEPYEKVKKRSSHSSHRRFTSSGSADAGGSNSLQSSPIRNLPHWNSQSSMPSTPDLKTRNPHYVHSTRSVDISPTRLHSLAQHFRNRSSSLESQGKLLAPDPDAHPHTLGTLGSPDFFLVPGRNSNGSDPLDDCSSCTSQSSSEHYYPSGGPPNSNPNYSTLGEDSPSKARQRQRQRHRSAGQLGSSNSGSMPNLAAKNGSGGGSSGGGVGGGHHGVYLHSQSQPSSQYRIKEYPLYVEGSPNPVVVRSLESDQEGHYSVKAQFKTSSSYTAGGLYKEAWGGEEGGEGSGRLTPSRSQIVRTPSLGREGGGGGGRAAVSEELRCWYQRSSGSLKERSHSHSGSTSSETGSQQGTLGHSRGSRVGTLAKCSPAASPHSQRSVTPCSEHTATPTPPCSPQHILNWQSGSFSDSCFLSSPLCSELADVQWYGRDKAKPGTLV
- the LOC120808763 gene encoding FERM domain-containing protein 4A isoform X8 — encoded protein: MVVQGAMTPGRTRRLMLKLPVGTLRRNSGERMTEGRRCQVHLLDDRKLELLVQPKLMAKDLLDLVASHFNLKEKEYFGIAYTDETGHFSWLQLDRRVLEHEFPKKSGPIVLYFCVRFYIESISYLKDNATIELFFLNAKSIIYKELIEVDSDVVFELASFILQEAKGDFTSNDVTRSDLKKLPALPTQALKEHPSLAYCEDRVIEHYKKLNGQSRGQAIVNYMSIVESLPTYGVHYYGVKDKQGIPWWLGLSYKGIFQYDHQDKVKPRKVFQWRQLENLYFREKKFSVEVHDPRRASVTRRTFGHSGIAVHTWYACPALIKSIWAMAISQHQFYLDRKQSKSKIHAARSLSEIAIDLTETGTLKTSKLANMGSKGKIISGSSGSLLSSGSQESDSSQTAKKDMLAALRARQDALEETLKKRLEELKSICIREAELTGRLPKEYPLDPGEEPPTVRRKIGTAFKLDEQKIHPKGEEEELERLEREFAIQSQITEAARRLASDPHVSSKKLKKQRKTSYLNALKKLQEIENSINEHRVRSGKMPTQRASLIIEEANIGSEDSSLSDALVLDDDDPHVTGTPTFSPVASPHRGLPPRPPSHSRPPPPQSLDGLRHLHYPRPDYDKSPIKPKIWSESSLDEPYEKVKKRSSHSSHRRFTSSGSADAGGSNSLQSSPIRNLPHWNSQSSMPSTPDLKTRNPHYVHSTRSVDISPTRLHSLAQHFRNRSSSLESQGKLLAPDPDAHPHTLGTLGSPDFFLVPGRNSNGSDPLDDCSSCTSQSSSEHYYPSGGPPNSNPNYSTLGEDSPSKARQRQRQRHRSAGQLGSSNSGSMPNLAAKNGSGGGSSGGGVGGGHHGVYLHSQSQPSSQYRIKEYPLYVEGSPNPVVVRSLESDQEGHYSVKAQFKTSSSYTAGGLYKEAWGGEEGGEGSGRLTPSRSQIVRTPSLGREGGGGGGRAAVSEELRCWYQRSSGSLKERSHSHSGSTSSETGSQQGTLGHSRGSRVGTLAKCSPAASPHSQRSVTPCSEHTATPTPPCSPQHILNWQSGSFSDSCFLSSPLCSELADVQWYGRDKAKPGTLV